A genomic window from Agrobacterium larrymoorei includes:
- the ubiA gene encoding 4-hydroxybenzoate octaprenyltransferase, protein MVHNSDLSGRVSDAPSNNWVYRILPRGLWPYAQLARWDRPIGWQLLMWPCFWSAAVAANAAQQIGTFSWSTLLFHLFLFFAGSVAMRGAGCTYNDLIDHKIDMAVARTRSRPLPSGRVTRLQAKIFIVIQALAGLVVLLCFNSFAILLGLSSLIFVAIYPFAKRFTNWPQFFLGLAFSWGALMGWAAQFGSLGVAPVLIYVASIAWTIGYDTIYAHMDKDDDIAVGIGSTALLFGDRTHGWLVALYGTAALFLFLAFAIANINPLGYAGLIVATAMLFYQVKSLDIGNVEKCLALFKSNNRVGLLIFAGLMLPLIFS, encoded by the coding sequence ATGGTTCACAACAGCGATCTTTCCGGCCGCGTTTCGGACGCGCCATCCAACAATTGGGTCTATCGGATTTTGCCGAGAGGCCTTTGGCCCTATGCGCAGCTTGCCCGTTGGGATCGCCCCATCGGCTGGCAGCTTCTGATGTGGCCCTGCTTCTGGTCGGCGGCGGTCGCCGCCAATGCCGCACAACAGATCGGCACGTTCTCCTGGTCCACGTTGCTGTTCCACCTCTTCCTGTTTTTTGCAGGGTCGGTCGCGATGCGCGGGGCTGGCTGCACCTATAATGATCTGATCGACCACAAAATCGATATGGCAGTGGCGCGCACTCGCTCAAGACCGCTGCCGTCCGGCCGGGTAACCCGGTTGCAGGCAAAAATATTCATCGTGATACAGGCACTCGCTGGCTTGGTGGTGCTGTTGTGCTTCAACAGCTTTGCAATCCTGCTCGGCCTGTCATCGCTGATTTTCGTAGCGATCTATCCCTTTGCCAAGCGCTTTACCAACTGGCCGCAGTTTTTCTTAGGGCTCGCCTTTTCCTGGGGCGCGCTAATGGGTTGGGCCGCTCAGTTCGGGTCGCTAGGCGTAGCGCCCGTGCTGATTTACGTCGCATCGATCGCCTGGACGATCGGGTATGACACAATCTACGCGCATATGGACAAGGATGACGACATAGCCGTCGGCATCGGATCCACCGCCCTTCTGTTCGGAGATAGGACACATGGCTGGCTGGTGGCCCTTTATGGCACAGCCGCGTTGTTTCTGTTCCTTGCATTCGCAATCGCGAATATTAACCCGCTTGGATATGCAGGCCTCATCGTCGCCACCGCGATGCTCTTCTATCAGGTGAAGTCGCTGGACATCGGCAATGTAGAAAAGTGCCTGGCGCTCTTCAAATCCAACAACCGCGTCGGCCTGTTGATTTTCGCAGGCTTGATGTTGCCATTGATCTTCTCATAG
- a CDS encoding L-threonylcarbamoyladenylate synthase, giving the protein MARHIDIEQQPEEALDNAVRVLKAGFPVAIPTETVYGLAADATNPAAITRIYETKGRPQFNPLICHMASIAMAEQHAIFDPISRRLAEAFWPGPITLILPLRKESPIHSLATAGLDTVGIRIPKGFASALIEKLGRPLAAPSANSSGKISSTSAAHVEADLGQKIDLILDAGAAPVGVESTIIKVESDGSVRLLRPGGLVAEEIERVTGVELVRPARASAAIEAPGMLASHYAPGASVRLNATSVHKGEALIRFGNKPVTGEGDAVAVLDLSPNGDLAEAATNLFDHLKLADASGAATIAVTPIPKTGLGEAINDRLERAAAPRS; this is encoded by the coding sequence ATGGCGCGACACATCGATATCGAGCAGCAGCCGGAAGAGGCATTGGATAACGCCGTCCGCGTGCTCAAGGCGGGCTTCCCCGTCGCCATCCCCACAGAGACCGTTTACGGCCTCGCCGCAGATGCGACCAATCCTGCAGCCATCACCCGAATTTACGAGACCAAGGGGCGTCCGCAGTTCAACCCGCTGATCTGCCATATGGCGAGTATCGCGATGGCGGAGCAACATGCGATCTTCGATCCGATCTCGCGCAGGCTGGCAGAGGCCTTCTGGCCAGGACCCATCACGCTGATCTTGCCCCTGAGAAAAGAAAGCCCCATCCATTCATTAGCGACAGCCGGGCTCGATACCGTGGGCATTCGTATTCCCAAGGGCTTTGCCAGCGCGCTCATCGAAAAACTCGGTCGGCCGCTTGCGGCCCCCAGCGCCAATAGTTCCGGCAAGATCAGCTCGACCAGTGCGGCCCATGTGGAGGCGGACCTGGGGCAAAAGATCGACCTTATTCTGGATGCTGGCGCTGCTCCCGTCGGCGTCGAATCCACCATCATCAAGGTGGAGAGCGATGGCTCCGTCCGCCTCCTGCGCCCCGGTGGACTGGTGGCGGAAGAGATCGAACGGGTAACGGGGGTCGAGCTGGTGAGACCGGCAAGGGCATCTGCGGCGATAGAAGCACCTGGCATGCTGGCCTCCCATTATGCACCGGGTGCGTCGGTTCGTCTGAACGCGACCTCAGTTCACAAGGGCGAAGCACTGATCCGCTTTGGGAATAAGCCGGTGACGGGAGAAGGCGATGCGGTTGCCGTGCTCGATCTCAGCCCAAACGGTGATCTTGCCGAAGCCGCTACCAATCTTTTCGACCATTTGAAACTTGCCGATGCGAGCGGTGCTGCCACCATTGCGGTAACGCCCATTCCCAAGACGGGGCTTGGCGAAGCCATCAATGACCGGTTGGAGCGCGCGGCTGCACCGCGATCCTGA
- a CDS encoding DUF6656 family protein, whose translation MEKETRIRYVDTKSGKITPIRSKTAHSDFLRTGRIGRFEEPLPPGGKRYLSHEHVAEITARRLHDAGSKTHSRLNGFHPSIRFPNMISHKLIDSTPHLGYCHVTASTTRFDKSKPVLWSFYLANFFAELCGEEHFFEKIDQTRSRMYFAVAMQPQGGGTSVAIYTSIHRGGLLFQTQDPKEALKNVLMLGARSEELRKIIRAL comes from the coding sequence GTGGAGAAGGAAACTCGTATCCGCTATGTGGACACAAAGTCCGGCAAGATCACGCCCATAAGGTCGAAAACCGCACATTCCGATTTCCTGCGGACCGGACGCATCGGCCGCTTCGAAGAACCGCTGCCGCCCGGCGGAAAACGATACCTTAGCCATGAACACGTTGCGGAGATCACAGCACGTCGTTTGCACGACGCCGGCTCCAAAACGCATTCACGATTGAATGGCTTTCACCCCAGTATCCGTTTCCCCAATATGATCTCTCACAAGCTGATCGATAGCACTCCCCATCTCGGCTATTGCCATGTGACCGCTTCCACAACCCGTTTCGACAAAAGCAAACCGGTTCTATGGTCTTTTTACCTCGCCAATTTCTTTGCTGAACTGTGCGGCGAGGAGCATTTCTTCGAAAAGATCGACCAGACCCGGTCGCGGATGTATTTCGCCGTTGCGATGCAGCCGCAGGGCGGCGGCACATCTGTGGCGATCTACACGTCCATTCATCGCGGCGGCTTGCTGTTCCAGACACAGGATCCGAAAGAAGCCTTGAAGAATGTATTGATGCTGGGTGCCCGTTCCGAGGAGTTGCGCAAAATCATCCGTGCGTTGTAA
- a CDS encoding FAD-binding oxidoreductase, whose translation MTPTAISDELLLRFVAIVGEKNALRDASDLAPHLVENRGLYHGSSPLLLRPSTTEEVAAIMRLASETGTAIVPQTGNTGLVGGQTPRSGGSDVILSLERMNKVRDIDPIANVIVVDGGCILDDVHKAAEKVERMFPLSLGSQGSCRIGGNLATNAGGTAVLAYGNMRQLCLGLEVVLPTGEIWDGLRRLKKDNTGYDLRDLFIGSEGTLGIITGAVLKLFPKPLGHQVAFAGLHSPADALTLFERASTLCGTALTGFELMPRIGVEFTAKHIPGVRDPLETPHPWYALIDISSSDSAETAQTMVETLLEQGFEAGIVQDAVIAFSESQRQALWHMRESMSDAQKPEGGSIKHDVSVPVSHVPAFMGEAAAAVMRAIPGARICAFGHLGDGNIHYNISQPVGADKNAFLARWKEINEIVHGIVLSFGGSISAEHGIGQLKRDELATIRPAIEMDLMRRIKTAFDPAGIMNPGKVVLS comes from the coding sequence ATGACGCCAACCGCCATTTCTGACGAACTGCTTCTACGATTTGTCGCTATCGTCGGCGAGAAGAATGCGCTGCGTGACGCTTCCGATCTCGCACCGCATCTCGTTGAGAACCGCGGCCTCTATCACGGCAGCTCGCCGCTTCTGCTGCGCCCCTCCACGACTGAGGAGGTTGCCGCCATCATGAGGCTTGCGAGCGAAACCGGCACGGCCATCGTGCCGCAGACCGGTAACACCGGCCTTGTTGGGGGGCAGACGCCGCGCAGCGGCGGAAGTGATGTGATCCTGTCGCTGGAACGCATGAACAAGGTTCGCGATATCGATCCCATTGCCAATGTGATTGTCGTCGATGGCGGCTGCATTCTGGACGATGTTCACAAGGCCGCGGAAAAGGTGGAGCGGATGTTCCCGCTTTCGCTCGGCTCGCAAGGCTCATGCCGCATCGGCGGCAACCTCGCCACCAATGCCGGCGGCACTGCGGTGCTGGCCTATGGCAATATGCGCCAGCTTTGCCTCGGCCTGGAAGTCGTTCTCCCCACCGGCGAAATCTGGGACGGCCTGCGTCGGTTGAAGAAAGACAATACGGGTTACGATCTCCGTGATCTCTTCATCGGCTCGGAGGGGACGCTCGGCATTATCACCGGCGCGGTCCTGAAGCTCTTCCCAAAACCGCTCGGCCATCAGGTGGCCTTTGCGGGCCTCCATTCTCCGGCAGATGCGCTGACACTCTTCGAGCGCGCATCCACTCTTTGCGGCACCGCACTGACCGGCTTCGAGCTGATGCCAAGGATTGGCGTCGAATTTACCGCAAAACATATTCCCGGCGTGCGCGATCCGCTGGAAACGCCGCATCCTTGGTACGCGCTGATCGATATCTCCAGCTCCGACTCGGCTGAGACTGCGCAAACGATGGTGGAAACGCTATTGGAACAGGGTTTTGAAGCGGGGATCGTGCAGGATGCCGTCATCGCCTTCTCGGAGAGCCAGCGGCAGGCACTATGGCACATGCGCGAAAGCATGTCGGATGCGCAGAAGCCGGAAGGCGGCTCGATCAAGCATGATGTGTCCGTACCGGTTTCGCACGTTCCGGCCTTTATGGGCGAAGCGGCAGCTGCCGTCATGCGCGCCATTCCAGGCGCTCGTATCTGCGCCTTCGGACACTTGGGCGATGGCAATATCCATTACAACATTTCCCAGCCTGTGGGTGCCGATAAGAACGCCTTCCTTGCCCGGTGGAAAGAGATCAACGAGATCGTCCACGGTATCGTGCTTTCCTTCGGTGGCTCCATCTCTGCGGAACACGGCATTGGACAGTTGAAGCGCGACGAACTGGCCACCATCCGCCCGGCGATCGAGATGGACCTGATGCGTCGCATCAAGACAGCTTTCGATCCCGCCGGCATCATGAACCCGGGCAAGGTCGTCCTCTCCTGA
- a CDS encoding SAM-dependent methyltransferase: MASSLHTLLQKIVKTGNLIVTGPGGLHSFGDGSGKRVALNFTDEQAMEEIAADPALKLAEIYMEGRMTVVEGDIYDFLALVKSNTLSEALTFGMVWRGMARIIASRIKMHLPVNHNKQNVAHHYDLSAKLFDLFLDQDWQYSCAYFNPPGLTLDEAQVAKKRHIVAKLMPEPGQRVLEIGSGWGGMAMYLAESSGVDVTGITLSEEQLRVSRDRAEKRGLTDIVRFELQDYRYLLPDRKYDRIVSVGMFEHVGPTHYKEYFHKAAEVLEDDGVMLLHSIGQPYSALATNPFIEKYIFPGGYIPSLAEVLPAIEKTGLLVKDIEILPMHYAHTLRHWRERFVARKTEAVALYDERFFRMWEFYLAGSEMAFTHENFHIFQIQLTKRGGVVPDNRDYIARNEARLMEFEKTRAPLEKVAFLSGAVLPQPN; encoded by the coding sequence ATGGCCTCGTCTCTGCATACGCTGCTTCAGAAAATCGTCAAAACCGGAAACCTGATCGTGACAGGGCCGGGCGGACTTCATTCCTTCGGAGACGGGAGCGGCAAGCGCGTCGCGCTCAACTTCACCGATGAACAGGCGATGGAAGAAATCGCCGCCGATCCAGCGCTCAAGCTGGCCGAAATCTACATGGAAGGGCGGATGACGGTCGTCGAAGGCGACATTTACGACTTCCTCGCACTCGTTAAAAGCAATACGCTCAGCGAAGCTTTGACGTTCGGCATGGTCTGGCGCGGAATGGCGCGGATCATTGCTTCACGCATCAAGATGCACCTGCCCGTTAATCACAACAAGCAGAATGTCGCGCATCATTACGATCTGAGCGCCAAGCTCTTCGATCTCTTTCTCGATCAGGACTGGCAATATTCCTGCGCCTATTTCAATCCGCCCGGCCTCACGCTGGATGAGGCGCAGGTGGCCAAGAAGCGCCATATCGTTGCCAAACTCATGCCGGAGCCAGGACAGCGCGTCCTTGAAATCGGTTCCGGCTGGGGCGGCATGGCCATGTATCTGGCCGAGAGTTCCGGCGTCGACGTCACCGGCATCACGCTCAGCGAAGAGCAGCTGCGCGTGTCGCGGGACCGGGCGGAGAAGCGAGGGCTGACGGATATCGTTCGCTTCGAACTTCAGGACTACCGCTATCTTCTGCCTGACAGGAAATATGATCGTATCGTTTCGGTTGGCATGTTCGAACATGTCGGCCCGACGCATTACAAGGAATATTTTCACAAGGCAGCGGAGGTGTTGGAGGATGACGGCGTCATGCTTCTGCATTCTATCGGCCAGCCTTATTCCGCTCTCGCCACCAACCCGTTCATCGAAAAATATATTTTCCCCGGCGGCTATATCCCGTCATTGGCTGAGGTTTTGCCGGCGATCGAAAAGACCGGGCTTCTCGTCAAGGACATCGAAATCCTTCCGATGCATTACGCGCATACGCTGCGCCATTGGCGCGAGCGCTTCGTCGCCCGAAAGACGGAGGCGGTCGCGCTTTACGACGAGCGCTTTTTCCGCATGTGGGAATTCTATCTTGCCGGCTCCGAAATGGCCTTCACCCATGAAAATTTCCACATCTTTCAGATCCAGCTTACCAAGCGCGGTGGGGTGGTGCCCGATAATCGCGACTATATCGCCCGCAACGAGGCAAGGTTGATGGAGTTCGAGAAGACGCGCGCGCCGTTGGAGAAGGTGGCGTTTTTAAGCGGCGCGGTCCTGCCTCAACCGAACTGA
- a CDS encoding DUF6101 family protein yields MNNTVLKPEWAGATLRLDPTRFPQQLTYGNSNGSADVAITLDERGAVLRKVLHSSGLPLSFALPARAFKGVAARAIDHGDGGVTVTLELHHDDPDLCVPLLVAHDLCDIAADWRSWSEKYNIPMLMVEADGVARPLEDHLGHVRTKSTRPRRRHSYFADRRPRFLVRRSTGSLGLTMRIEGKEIIARN; encoded by the coding sequence ATGAACAACACCGTTCTGAAGCCCGAATGGGCAGGCGCAACTCTCCGGCTCGATCCGACGCGGTTCCCGCAGCAGCTGACCTATGGCAACAGCAATGGTTCGGCAGATGTCGCTATCACGCTCGATGAGCGCGGCGCCGTTCTGCGCAAGGTTCTTCATTCCAGCGGTCTGCCGCTGTCCTTTGCCCTGCCCGCACGGGCCTTCAAGGGTGTTGCAGCCCGTGCCATCGACCATGGCGATGGTGGCGTGACGGTGACGCTCGAACTTCATCACGACGATCCGGATCTCTGCGTCCCGCTCTTGGTGGCGCATGACCTGTGCGACATCGCCGCCGATTGGCGCAGCTGGTCGGAAAAGTACAATATTCCCATGCTGATGGTGGAAGCCGACGGCGTCGCCCGCCCTCTCGAAGATCATCTCGGCCATGTCCGCACAAAGTCGACGCGCCCGCGCCGCCGCCACTCCTATTTCGCCGATCGCCGCCCACGCTTCCTCGTGCGCCGCAGTACCGGTTCGCTCGGCCTGACCATGCGCATCGAAGGCAAGGAAATTATCGCCCGCAACTGA